From Syntrophaceae bacterium, one genomic window encodes:
- a CDS encoding RHS repeat-associated core domain-containing protein, producing MLDPRGNATTTEYETLAYTFPSKVTKPATDSNRVAHVTQYLNYDYRIGRPRTVVDENSRTTSYSYEGFGRLAQVDYPDGGQTQMGYADQAFPRYEVTSIKEDAANRINKYKYFDGFDRNIQTVTFGEGGKRIASKTYYDVMGRVRHVSGPYFNGSGSPAYPLNEPSSYPYVSKAYDYRGRVTSVTNPDDEYGTTTTSFAYGGFAVTMTDPDGRVKTEYKDHLGRTIQITEDAVSGGLNLNTSYTYNAAGDLLTIRDAANNSTIIAYNSLGQKRSMTDPDRGMRSFAYDLNSNLVTQKDAKGNVFTFDYDELNRIRTKKAVFYAAPTCPNGGAYSTASGKCEQDAITTYTCPLGGAGYGSAETCNANCTNVGSCVQHTHTGPFHCSKYGGYDADHCYTGCSADGLCNDLTCPESLPAMLGADTCPPETDMMPAGYYSKSSYIVGIDNNYICSGDWYALFKYDSVNHWACSLSDAEYYNDATCTAACRQTAACSGPAYSCQAGWTPSGTKCIQDPVIPTTTEPTVTWTYDSDSITNGRGRLYSVTNTKVASTILGYDGMGRKLGEKKTYEDDAAEYATRYAYDLSGKMTGMTYPDSYQVVYAYHPGSDLLASVRGVSDNREHGRFSLYESTGKIGQIDHANGAATRHTFGPRSTRLYGIVTTSAGQDLQNLGYRYTRAADLYQIKDYLGDVTYTYTYDGLHRLKGETNTGSHPANTFDYDAIGNITRKTLGDNSYVYSYAYPQKHAVSSIAVNGGEPNAFSYDANGNMTEGADFTDTSAVGARSVVYNMDNMPGRITYTKGGNTAVTEFLYDGAGLRAKKTGGGSATYYVHPGYEVKNGVVTKYITAADMKIAQIRGAETAYYHRDHLNSSTVMTDETGARLESTEYAPYGTIRSYTGSRSVTDYRYTGKELDMETGLYYYGARYYDPMIGRFITPDPALSLYIPAPNDNRRLPNGGVFNPVTLNPYAYANNNPMKYVDPDGLWTTPVHLGQTINWLKKDDFVRSYLNLGRIERVAAANAAVDNIFGGKSYMPIIGDPGRHFNANSEGMPDSRDVFAKACLEQAIKHQLVANALAKEGKITQAREYTRLADEWLGTGVHSKQDKPAHAQEYMITWIKDIFGISMHSPFNNGNGLPDADDPKKDQPRYENAMKETIQYLKEFIEATKEDFFRDDEVKSSAASE from the coding sequence GTGCTGGATCCCCGCGGCAACGCAACGACAACCGAGTATGAGACACTGGCCTATACGTTTCCCAGCAAGGTTACAAAACCTGCGACGGACAGCAATCGGGTGGCGCACGTTACGCAATACCTGAATTACGACTATCGAATCGGCCGGCCAAGAACCGTCGTCGACGAAAACAGCCGGACCACGTCCTATTCATATGAGGGATTCGGCCGCCTGGCGCAGGTCGATTATCCCGATGGCGGGCAGACCCAGATGGGATACGCCGACCAGGCCTTCCCGCGATATGAGGTCACAAGCATCAAGGAAGATGCGGCGAATCGAATCAACAAGTACAAGTACTTCGACGGATTCGACCGGAACATCCAGACCGTGACGTTCGGCGAAGGCGGCAAGCGAATCGCGAGCAAAACGTACTACGATGTCATGGGCCGCGTCCGGCATGTAAGCGGGCCATACTTCAACGGGAGCGGATCTCCCGCATATCCTTTGAATGAGCCTTCGAGTTACCCCTATGTGAGCAAGGCCTACGATTATAGGGGACGGGTCACCTCTGTCACCAATCCCGACGATGAATATGGGACGACAACCACATCTTTTGCATACGGCGGTTTTGCCGTGACGATGACCGACCCGGACGGCCGGGTCAAAACGGAATACAAGGACCATCTGGGACGGACGATCCAAATCACCGAGGATGCCGTTTCCGGCGGGCTGAACCTGAACACGTCCTATACCTACAACGCGGCAGGCGACCTGCTGACGATCAGGGATGCGGCAAACAATTCGACGATCATCGCCTACAACAGCCTCGGGCAGAAAAGAAGCATGACGGACCCCGACCGGGGCATGCGCTCGTTTGCGTACGACTTGAACAGCAACCTGGTCACTCAGAAAGACGCCAAGGGAAACGTGTTTACGTTTGATTATGACGAACTGAACCGCATCAGAACGAAGAAGGCAGTATTTTATGCCGCTCCGACCTGTCCGAACGGGGGAGCCTACAGTACAGCCAGCGGCAAATGTGAGCAGGACGCAATCACGACCTATACCTGTCCCCTTGGCGGGGCGGGCTATGGCTCGGCGGAAACCTGCAACGCCAACTGCACAAACGTCGGATCCTGCGTCCAGCATACCCACACGGGACCCTTTCACTGCTCGAAATACGGCGGATACGACGCCGATCATTGCTACACGGGGTGCAGCGCCGACGGACTCTGCAACGACCTCACATGTCCGGAATCCCTGCCAGCCATGCTCGGTGCGGACACATGCCCGCCAGAAACCGACATGATGCCGGCGGGTTACTACTCGAAGAGCTCCTATATCGTGGGCATCGACAATAACTATATCTGCAGCGGCGACTGGTATGCCCTCTTCAAGTATGACAGCGTGAATCACTGGGCCTGTTCACTGTCGGATGCCGAATATTACAACGACGCGACATGCACGGCTGCATGCCGCCAGACTGCGGCCTGTTCCGGGCCGGCATACTCCTGCCAGGCGGGCTGGACGCCCAGTGGAACCAAGTGCATCCAGGATCCCGTCATACCGACGACCACAGAGCCGACGGTGACCTGGACCTACGACAGCGACAGCATCACAAACGGGCGGGGTCGGCTCTACAGCGTAACAAACACGAAAGTCGCGTCAACCATACTTGGTTACGACGGAATGGGCCGCAAGCTGGGCGAAAAGAAAACCTATGAAGACGATGCGGCGGAGTATGCCACCCGCTATGCATACGATTTATCGGGGAAGATGACGGGGATGACCTATCCCGACAGCTACCAGGTCGTTTACGCCTATCACCCCGGTTCGGACCTGCTCGCTTCCGTGAGGGGCGTGTCGGACAACCGGGAACATGGCCGCTTCAGCCTCTACGAATCGACGGGCAAGATCGGCCAGATCGATCATGCCAATGGGGCGGCGACCCGCCATACCTTCGGCCCCAGATCGACGAGGCTATACGGCATCGTGACAACGTCGGCAGGCCAGGATCTGCAGAACCTGGGCTACCGGTATACCCGGGCGGCCGATCTTTACCAGATCAAGGACTACCTTGGAGACGTCACATACACCTATACATACGACGGCCTGCACCGCCTCAAGGGCGAAACCAACACCGGAAGTCATCCGGCCAATACGTTCGACTATGACGCCATCGGAAACATCACGAGAAAAACCCTGGGCGACAACTCCTACGTCTACAGCTACGCCTACCCGCAGAAGCACGCCGTGTCCTCCATCGCCGTCAACGGCGGGGAGCCCAATGCCTTCAGCTACGACGCCAACGGCAACATGACGGAGGGTGCGGACTTCACCGATACGTCCGCTGTGGGCGCCCGGAGCGTGGTTTACAACATGGACAACATGCCCGGCCGGATCACGTACACGAAGGGTGGGAATACGGCCGTCACGGAGTTCCTCTATGACGGCGCCGGCCTGCGGGCGAAGAAGACCGGCGGCGGGAGCGCGACGTACTACGTCCACCCCGGCTACGAGGTGAAGAACGGGGTGGTCACGAAGTACATCACCGCCGCGGACATGAAGATTGCCCAGATCCGGGGGGCAGAGACGGCCTATTACCACCGGGATCACCTGAACAGTTCCACGGTCATGACGGACGAAACGGGTGCAAGGCTGGAAAGCACGGAGTATGCGCCCTACGGGACGATCCGGTCCTACACCGGCAGCCGGTCCGTCACCGACTACCGCTACACCGGGAAGGAGCTGGACATGGAGACGGGGCTCTACTACTACGGTGCCCGATACTACGATCCCATGATCGGCCGGTTCATCACCCCTGATCCAGCCCTGAGCCTCTATATACCCGCGCCGAACGACAACCGGCGCCTTCCCAACGGGGGCGTTTTCAATCCCGTGACGCTGAATCCCTACGCCTACGCTAACAACAACCCGATGAAGTACGTGGACCCGGACGGGTTGTGGACGACGCCGGTTCACCTTGGCCAAACTATCAATTGGTTAAAAAAGGACGACTTTGTTCGTAGCTACTTGAATCTCGGCAGAATCGAACGAGTCGCTGCCGCCAACGCCGCTGTGGACAATATCTTCGGCGGCAAGAGTTACATGCCCATCATCGGCGACCCCGGGCGGCACTTCAACGCCAATTCCGAAGGCATGCCGGATTCCAGGGATGTCTTTGCCAAGGCCTGCCTGGAACAGGCCATAAAGCATCAACTCGTAGCCAACGCATTGGCCAAAGAAGGCAAGATCACACAGGCAAGGGAGTACACCAGACTGGCCGATGAATGGCTGGGGACTGGCGTGCATTCGAAACAGGACAAACCCGCCCACGCGCAGGAGTACATGATAACATGGATAAAAGATATATTCGGGATCAGCATGCATAGTCCGTTTAATAATGGAAATGGCCTACCAGATGCCGATGATCCCAAAAAAGATCAACCAAGGTATGAAAACGCGATGAAAGAGACCATTCAGTATCTGAAAGAGTTCATCGAAGCGACCAAAGAAGACTTTTTCCGGGATGACGAAGTTAAGAGTAGTGCGGCATCGGAATGA
- the gspE gene encoding type II secretion system ATPase GspE, protein MLTQNIPFLGPEDFPKVPFVMETLSARFLRDNGIVPIDFKQDTLKIVMADPHNQAVIEAIKVAVPHNLEIYGGDSQAINDHLEKFYDQEIQDIGRIIENIDDGSIHYVHEEEDDIGHLQDLASEAPIIKLVNIIIMRAVESRASDIHIEPFDDEVKVRYRIDGVLHDIELIPKKLQAAIFSRIKIMARLNIAERRLPQDGRIKLKIGSAEIDVRVSSIPVLYGESLVLRLLGQKGIKIDMEQLGFQVDTLDAFKRIIKNPNGMILVTGPTGSGKTTTLYGALDKINSPDKKIITVEDPIEYHLNGINQIQIKPQIGLDFANILRHIVRQDPDIIMIGEIRDLETAEIAIQSALTGHLVFSTLHTNDAPSAITRLLDIGVPSYLLVATIRGVLAQRLIRVICPSCREIDEEMLKDDRVENLLSGTHDVIYRGRGCDKCAHTGFWGRSAIFELFTIDHSIHQLMIRNTDARQIREAARNNGMRTLMEDGLLKVRAGTTTIHEIFRATQEM, encoded by the coding sequence ATGCTGACACAAAACATACCGTTTCTTGGACCGGAAGATTTCCCGAAGGTTCCATTTGTGATGGAAACGCTCTCCGCGCGTTTCCTGCGTGACAATGGAATTGTTCCCATCGACTTCAAGCAGGACACGCTGAAGATCGTTATGGCCGACCCTCATAACCAGGCGGTGATCGAAGCGATCAAAGTCGCTGTTCCCCATAACCTGGAAATCTATGGGGGAGACAGTCAGGCCATCAACGATCATCTGGAAAAATTCTATGACCAGGAAATCCAGGACATCGGCAGGATCATCGAAAACATCGACGACGGCTCCATCCACTATGTTCATGAGGAAGAGGACGATATCGGGCATCTTCAGGACCTGGCATCCGAAGCACCAATCATCAAACTGGTGAACATCATCATCATGCGGGCCGTCGAGAGCCGGGCCAGCGACATACACATCGAGCCGTTTGATGATGAGGTCAAGGTTCGCTACCGCATCGACGGCGTGCTGCACGACATCGAGTTAATCCCTAAAAAACTTCAGGCAGCCATTTTCTCCCGCATCAAGATCATGGCCAGGCTGAACATTGCGGAAAGGCGCCTGCCGCAGGATGGGCGCATCAAGTTGAAGATCGGCAGCGCGGAAATTGATGTACGCGTTTCGAGCATTCCTGTTCTCTATGGCGAAAGCCTGGTGCTCAGGCTGCTGGGTCAAAAAGGCATCAAGATCGACATGGAGCAATTGGGATTTCAAGTGGATACGCTGGATGCATTCAAGCGGATCATCAAAAATCCCAACGGCATGATTCTAGTCACCGGTCCGACCGGCAGTGGCAAAACGACAACATTGTATGGGGCTCTCGACAAGATAAACTCACCGGACAAAAAGATCATAACCGTAGAAGATCCGATCGAGTATCATCTCAACGGCATCAATCAAATCCAGATCAAGCCGCAGATCGGCTTGGACTTTGCAAACATCCTGCGCCACATCGTGAGGCAAGACCCGGACATTATCATGATCGGCGAAATCCGTGATCTGGAAACGGCGGAAATAGCCATCCAGTCAGCGCTGACAGGACATCTTGTCTTTTCGACGCTGCACACGAACGATGCACCGTCGGCCATTACCCGACTGCTCGACATCGGTGTGCCGAGCTATCTTCTGGTGGCGACAATCCGTGGGGTTCTGGCCCAGCGCCTGATCCGCGTCATCTGTCCGTCATGCCGTGAGATTGATGAAGAAATGCTGAAGGACGACCGGGTGGAAAATTTGCTGTCCGGCACTCACGATGTCATTTACCGTGGCAGGGGCTGTGATAAGTGCGCTCATACGGGCTTTTGGGGACGTTCCGCCATTTTCGAGCTTTTCACCATCGATCATTCCATCCATCAGTTGATGATCCGGAATACCGATGCCCGGCAGATTCGAGAGGCGGCGAGAAACAATGGAATGCGCACTCTCATGGAGGACGGCCTCCTGAAGGTCAGGGCCGGAACAACCACGATCCATGAGATCTTCCGGGCGACCCAGGAGATGTAA
- a CDS encoding type II secretion system F family protein: MPRYSYRSVDVNGSVAEGVVDARNEQDVERILKAGRVIPLHIKKAKAGLQKSEFSFRSAGKDLQAFTAELHSLLVSGLPLDRSLNILLNVTRNKRMKEVISDILKSIREGGSFSDALQRHPRVFSTLYVNMIRAGELGGAMEAILEKLVDFLESSEELKNHIFSSMIYPVILIVTGILSIIVLVTFVLPKFSVIFADMGTDLPLSTQILVAASNFLVNSWWLILLAGGALWLAMRNYLKTDQGRSRWDRLKIKVLGDVIIKLETARFCRTLGALLHSGVPLLTAVKNAKDVIGNCSVASALDRVAGEIKEGKGIAKPLSDANVFPELAMSMIKVGEETGRLDIMLIRIADTYEKSLRLSIKRFISILEPALIMIMGLIVGFIVISLLMAIFSITDIPF; this comes from the coding sequence ATGCCCCGATATTCTTACCGATCAGTTGATGTGAATGGAAGCGTGGCAGAAGGTGTTGTCGATGCTCGTAACGAACAGGACGTCGAACGGATTTTAAAGGCCGGCCGCGTTATTCCACTGCACATCAAGAAGGCAAAGGCCGGGTTGCAAAAGAGCGAATTTTCTTTCCGTTCGGCTGGAAAGGATCTGCAGGCATTCACCGCGGAGTTGCACAGCCTGCTTGTTTCCGGCCTGCCGCTGGACCGAAGTCTGAACATCCTGTTGAACGTCACCCGAAACAAAAGAATGAAGGAAGTCATTTCCGATATCCTTAAATCCATTCGGGAAGGCGGTTCGTTTTCCGATGCCCTGCAAAGGCATCCCAGGGTTTTTTCGACACTTTATGTAAACATGATACGCGCTGGTGAACTTGGCGGGGCGATGGAAGCGATTCTCGAGAAGCTTGTCGATTTTCTGGAATCCTCGGAGGAGCTGAAAAACCACATTTTTTCTTCAATGATTTACCCCGTGATTCTGATCGTTACCGGCATTCTGTCCATCATTGTGCTGGTAACATTTGTGCTGCCCAAATTTTCCGTGATCTTTGCCGATATGGGGACGGATTTGCCGCTTTCAACACAAATTCTGGTTGCTGCCAGCAATTTCCTTGTGAATTCCTGGTGGCTGATCCTGTTGGCGGGAGGTGCTTTGTGGCTTGCCATGAGGAACTATCTGAAAACCGATCAGGGGAGGAGCAGGTGGGATCGACTGAAAATCAAGGTGCTTGGCGATGTCATTATAAAACTGGAAACAGCCCGGTTTTGTCGGACCCTTGGCGCTTTGCTGCACAGCGGCGTGCCGCTGCTGACGGCAGTGAAAAATGCAAAGGACGTGATCGGAAATTGCAGTGTGGCATCGGCTCTGGACCGGGTTGCCGGAGAAATCAAGGAAGGAAAGGGTATCGCCAAACCCCTGTCCGATGCGAACGTTTTTCCCGAACTGGCCATGTCCATGATCAAGGTGGGCGAGGAGACCGGCCGTTTGGACATCATGCTGATCAGGATTGCCGACACGTATGAGAAGAGCTTGAGGCTGTCCATCAAGCGGTTCATCAGCATCCTGGAACCGGCGCTCATCATGATCATGGGATTGATTGTGGGATTCATCGTCATATCCCTGCTGATGGCCATATTCAGCATCACGGACATTCCGTTTTGA
- a CDS encoding prepilin-type N-terminal cleavage/methylation domain-containing protein: protein MNVFQKRELKGFTLIEIMISLVLVSLAIVSVIQLSSANLRNLAVAGDRIEILERANAKMREVLDSDHGEDASWKEINDDGYSYDISVTEILRDRSSALGVRLLDIEVSAKLRRQTGAGRVTLKTAKLVSRSADLKNDGKTAFHGSSVH from the coding sequence GTGAATGTTTTTCAAAAGAGAGAGCTGAAAGGCTTTACGCTGATTGAGATCATGATCTCACTGGTCTTGGTGAGTCTCGCAATTGTGTCCGTCATTCAACTCTCCTCCGCCAATTTGCGCAATCTGGCAGTGGCCGGCGACAGGATCGAAATTCTGGAACGCGCCAATGCCAAAATGCGCGAGGTGCTCGACAGCGATCACGGTGAAGATGCATCGTGGAAGGAAATCAATGATGACGGGTATTCGTACGACATATCCGTAACCGAAATCTTGCGGGACCGCTCGTCGGCTCTCGGGGTCCGACTTCTGGATATAGAGGTGTCTGCGAAGCTCCGGAGACAAACAGGGGCCGGGAGGGTGACACTGAAAACGGCGAAACTGGTTTCCAGGTCCGCTGACCTGAAAAATGATGGCAAAACGGCATTCCACGGATCGTCCGTCCATTGA
- the pilM gene encoding pilus assembly protein PilM, protein MKACRDKLHALLEKAANIGRAFMNGFLLSLADRRLSFARVVIISLEEDGVHIAYGEKTPWRENIKQYRHYPQEGNGLPKPEYVASCVLGFVSEFGLSKAAFVLSIPRGWVILQPAEFPAAAGENLRGVVAFELDRLTPLTRDNAFYDYSMIDCDPNRIRILLAAARADSIQSYLAALKACQIEVKKVSVSSFGIKNLVSKTCPDLDAVFISARGSAYEWGAVSDSRLLYSAACTLEADDPDMGRIVERVKSVVDDLQTGTRRPVIVLDTDSKCGRVFYDRFKSMNVFSVRDKHKHIIQNREMSTTAIGGLMAAFVDDPQGVNLLTCSASVIVRPPLLPTSILLVGIVLILAFHLLAPLYYGQNRIDEQARLILSLKPEVKKAEALKCKMDALKNEIRSIRQFRKQNDRSIDIIQDLTTILPQKTWLTHLKITDTAVEMEGHASSSSEIILKLENTKRFKRVEFTSPTVRDARLSNERFAIKMELKDGGGGNWMVKEGKIHAKQ, encoded by the coding sequence ATGAAAGCCTGTCGCGATAAACTGCATGCTTTGCTTGAAAAAGCAGCAAATATCGGCCGTGCCTTCATGAATGGATTTCTATTGAGCCTTGCGGACCGGCGGCTTTCGTTTGCCAGGGTTGTTATCATTTCCTTGGAGGAGGACGGGGTTCACATTGCCTACGGCGAAAAGACGCCATGGCGGGAGAATATAAAACAATACCGGCACTATCCCCAGGAAGGGAATGGCCTTCCGAAACCTGAATATGTTGCTTCATGTGTACTGGGATTCGTGTCGGAGTTCGGATTGTCAAAAGCGGCCTTCGTACTGTCCATCCCTCGCGGCTGGGTCATTCTGCAGCCGGCGGAGTTTCCAGCGGCAGCCGGAGAGAACCTGCGGGGTGTCGTGGCGTTTGAGTTGGACCGGCTCACGCCATTGACAAGGGACAATGCCTTTTACGATTACAGCATGATCGATTGTGATCCCAACAGAATAAGGATCCTGCTGGCCGCAGCCAGGGCCGACAGCATCCAATCGTATCTGGCGGCACTCAAAGCCTGTCAAATCGAGGTGAAGAAAGTCAGCGTTTCCTCGTTCGGGATCAAAAACCTGGTTTCCAAAACCTGTCCGGACCTTGATGCGGTTTTCATATCGGCAAGGGGCTCGGCCTACGAATGGGGCGCCGTTTCGGACTCCAGGCTCCTGTATTCCGCTGCGTGTACGCTGGAGGCTGACGATCCCGATATGGGGCGCATCGTAGAGCGGGTGAAGTCAGTGGTTGATGATCTGCAAACGGGCACTCGCCGACCGGTTATTGTCCTGGACACCGATAGCAAATGCGGACGAGTGTTTTACGACAGATTCAAGTCCATGAACGTTTTCAGCGTCAGGGATAAACATAAGCACATCATTCAAAACAGGGAGATGTCCACAACGGCCATCGGCGGGCTGATGGCCGCTTTTGTGGACGATCCTCAAGGCGTCAATCTGCTGACCTGCTCTGCATCTGTCATTGTCCGCCCCCCTTTATTGCCGACTTCCATCCTGTTGGTGGGAATCGTGCTGATCCTGGCTTTTCATCTCCTGGCACCCCTGTACTACGGACAGAACAGGATCGATGAGCAGGCTCGGCTCATCCTGTCGCTCAAACCGGAAGTGAAAAAGGCGGAGGCATTGAAGTGCAAGATGGACGCATTGAAGAACGAGATCCGCTCCATTCGCCAATTTAGAAAACAAAACGATCGGTCGATCGATATCATTCAGGATCTTACTACGATTCTGCCGCAGAAGACCTGGCTTACGCATTTAAAGATTACGGATACGGCTGTGGAAATGGAGGGACATGCTTCATCGTCCTCCGAGATCATTCTCAAACTGGAAAATACGAAACGTTTCAAACGGGTTGAGTTTACGTCGCCCACGGTTCGCGATGCAAGGTTGAGCAATGAACGCTTTGCCATCAAGATGGAATTGAAAGATGGAGGTGGGGGGAACTGGATGGTCAAAGAGGGAAAGATCCATGCGAAACAGTAA
- a CDS encoding response regulator: MSEKDVIMVVDDDPITLDLLADLLSVEGFRVRPFNSGEAALESLASQKPMLILLDINMPAPDGFEVCRRLKENGNTRDIPVIFVSGVPDHREKMKGFSLGAVDFISKPFQHDELLARVRTHIELVRLRGGLETQVALRTEELLRSYKQVQNLLSKTVEAIAAVVEAKDPYTAGHQQRVAELARSIAVEMGLAAEQIDGLGMASLVHDIGKISIPSEILSMPRKLTPIEFVLIKNHVQAGYDILKGIEFPWPIAKIILEHHERMDGSGYPVGLTGESLLLESRILAVADVVEAMASHRPYRPAFGISIVLEELAKGRGTLFDPVAVDSCLRLFNEKEYRIQSAGNAFPSAMI; the protein is encoded by the coding sequence GTGTCCGAGAAAGACGTGATCATGGTGGTCGATGACGATCCGATTACGCTGGATCTTCTAGCGGATCTCCTGTCGGTTGAAGGTTTTCGGGTGCGCCCTTTCAACAGCGGGGAGGCGGCGCTGGAGTCCCTGGCGAGTCAAAAGCCGATGCTGATTCTGCTGGACATCAACATGCCCGCTCCGGACGGCTTTGAAGTCTGCCGGAGGCTCAAGGAAAACGGGAATACTCGAGATATTCCGGTTATTTTCGTGAGCGGCGTACCGGATCATCGCGAAAAGATGAAAGGCTTTTCGCTTGGCGCTGTGGATTTCATATCCAAGCCTTTCCAGCACGATGAACTTCTCGCCCGCGTCCGCACGCATATCGAGCTGGTCCGCCTGCGCGGGGGGCTCGAAACCCAGGTAGCCCTTCGGACGGAAGAACTCCTTCGCAGCTATAAGCAAGTGCAGAATTTGTTGTCGAAAACAGTCGAGGCGATCGCGGCCGTGGTCGAGGCGAAAGATCCCTATACCGCCGGCCACCAGCAGAGAGTGGCGGAGCTGGCCCGGTCCATCGCCGTGGAGATGGGACTTGCCGCGGAGCAGATCGACGGTCTCGGCATGGCAAGCCTGGTTCACGATATCGGCAAGATATCCATTCCCTCGGAGATCCTCAGCATGCCGAGGAAATTGACTCCCATTGAGTTTGTCCTCATCAAGAATCATGTGCAGGCAGGATACGATATCCTCAAAGGGATCGAGTTTCCCTGGCCCATCGCCAAAATCATCCTGGAGCATCACGAGCGGATGGATGGTTCAGGATATCCGGTCGGACTGACAGGGGAAAGTCTCCTCCTGGAATCGCGGATTCTTGCCGTGGCGGATGTCGTGGAAGCGATGGCTTCGCATCGGCCCTATCGGCCGGCTTTCGGTATCTCTATCGTCCTGGAGGAACTGGCGAAGGGCAGAGGCACCCTCTTTGACCCTGTGGCCGTGGATTCCTGTCTGCGGCTCTTCAACGAGAAAGAATACCGGATCCAGTCGGCCGGCAATGCATTCCCGTCGGCCATGATCTGA
- the der gene encoding ribosome biogenesis GTPase Der, whose translation MKPVIAIIGRPNVGKSTLFNRLVRSRKKAIVIDEPGATRDRNYGEGEWNGRSFLLVDTGGFEPVSTEKILVQMREQTMLAVEEADAIVFLLDVRDGLTPSDREIARMLRAVEKPVFYAVNKTDGPKQEALSYEFYGLGVETVYPISAQHGIGVAELLDQVVESLPPSDEEEEPEEGDRIRIAVIGKPNVGKSSLVNRILGVERAIVNPVPGTTRDAVDTAFERGEKKYVLIDTAGIRRKARVSLTLEKYSVLQAIKTLGRCDVALLLIDAVEGITEQDAKIAGLALEEGRAVIIVVNKWDAIEKDNATVGNHVRKIQETLKFMDFAPIVFVSALSGQRVPKIFDAVDSVYEQYTRRVNTALVNESLRAVLTRNPPPMTQGRANTVAYITQAAVCPPTFIFFIKDPKGVHFSYQRFLVNQIRETLGFTQVPVRVFFKRKSK comes from the coding sequence ATGAAGCCCGTCATCGCCATCATCGGCCGGCCCAACGTCGGCAAGTCCACCCTCTTCAACCGTCTGGTCCGCAGCAGGAAAAAGGCCATCGTCATCGATGAGCCGGGGGCCACCCGGGACCGGAACTACGGAGAAGGGGAATGGAACGGCCGGTCGTTTCTCCTGGTCGACACGGGGGGATTCGAGCCCGTCTCGACGGAGAAGATCCTCGTTCAGATGCGGGAGCAGACGATGCTGGCCGTCGAGGAGGCCGACGCCATCGTGTTCCTTCTGGATGTCCGGGACGGCCTGACCCCGTCGGACCGGGAGATCGCCCGGATGCTCCGTGCCGTTGAGAAGCCCGTCTTCTACGCCGTCAACAAGACCGACGGCCCGAAGCAGGAAGCGCTTTCCTACGAGTTCTACGGCCTGGGGGTGGAGACCGTCTATCCCATCTCGGCCCAGCACGGCATCGGCGTGGCGGAGCTTCTGGACCAAGTGGTCGAGTCCCTGCCGCCCTCAGATGAAGAGGAAGAGCCCGAGGAAGGCGACCGGATCCGCATTGCCGTCATCGGCAAGCCCAACGTGGGGAAATCCTCCCTGGTGAACCGGATCCTCGGTGTAGAGCGGGCCATCGTGAATCCCGTTCCGGGGACGACCCGGGACGCCGTGGATACCGCCTTTGAGCGGGGAGAGAAGAAATACGTCCTCATCGACACGGCGGGCATCCGCCGGAAAGCCCGGGTCAGCCTGACCCTCGAGAAGTACAGCGTCCTCCAGGCGATCAAGACCCTGGGGCGGTGCGACGTAGCGCTTCTCCTCATCGACGCCGTCGAGGGAATTACCGAGCAGGACGCCAAGATCGCCGGCCTGGCCCTGGAGGAGGGGAGGGCCGTCATCATCGTGGTGAACAAGTGGGACGCCATCGAGAAGGACAACGCCACGGTGGGGAATCATGTCCGGAAGATTCAGGAGACGCTCAAGTTCATGGATTTCGCCCCCATCGTCTTTGTCTCCGCCCTGTCGGGCCAGCGGGTCCCGAAGATCTTTGATGCCGTGGACAGTGTCTACGAGCAGTACACCCGCCGGGTGAACACCGCCCTCGTGAACGAATCCCTCCGGGCCGTCCTCACCAGGAATCCCCCGCCCATGACCCAGGGGCGGGCCAACACCGTCGCCTACATCACCCAGGCGGCGGTCTGTCCCCCGACGTTCATCTTCTTCATCAAGGACCCCAAGGGCGTCCACTTCTCCTATCAGCGCTTCCTGGTCAACCAGATCCGGGAAACTCTGGGCTTCACGCAGGTGCCGGTACGGGTTTTCTTCAAGCGGAAGTCGAAATAG